The proteins below come from a single Fodinicola acaciae genomic window:
- a CDS encoding MFS transporter, protein MTYGVSARKPSHALKRLRRPQRHPESRSAMTRKNSNPTIAYAGVLLGVFIIVLDTTIVNVAAPRIQEGLHSTITEVQWVVNGYNLMFAALLLSAGAAADRFGGRRVFTVGLAVFGIASLACGFAPSAAILISSRALQGAGAALMLPTALALAGHLYSEQTARARAFGRWAAVAGAATVLGPLAGGLLVDSLGWRAIFFVNVPIAVLSWLLLTLNAPETALHSHSFDLSGQLLGMVTLASAAIALTEAGSQGWNSPVVLATLVVTVVAAAAMVAVERRAAEPMVPPGLVTNRQFSAASLVGLILSVGIYGQLFVLSLYFQEARHFTASGTGLALLPFAAVTTVGPLFAGRLIGRGWVTGTLLFGQVAGAAASLLLAFADTGTPYWTVAIGLALLGLCQSACQPAVASAALIDAPRQYAGVASGVLTATRQVGSVLGVALLGGLVSEQRSLLPGMHAALLIVTTLFVAGSLLTALFIRAHQKPTDQASRHKTATTST, encoded by the coding sequence ATGACCTACGGCGTATCAGCGAGAAAACCATCGCACGCATTGAAGAGACTACGACGGCCGCAGCGTCATCCTGAGAGCAGGAGCGCGATGACACGGAAAAACAGCAATCCCACAATCGCGTACGCCGGCGTGCTGCTTGGTGTCTTCATCATTGTTCTGGACACCACGATCGTCAATGTGGCGGCACCACGCATCCAGGAGGGCCTGCACAGTACGATCACCGAAGTCCAATGGGTGGTGAACGGGTACAACCTGATGTTCGCCGCCCTGCTGTTGTCCGCCGGTGCGGCCGCGGATCGGTTCGGCGGGCGACGGGTGTTCACCGTCGGCCTGGCGGTGTTCGGAATCGCGTCGCTCGCCTGCGGTTTTGCTCCGTCAGCGGCGATCCTGATCAGCTCCCGCGCGTTGCAGGGTGCGGGTGCGGCGCTGATGCTCCCGACAGCGCTCGCGCTGGCCGGCCACCTTTACTCGGAACAGACCGCGCGGGCGCGCGCGTTCGGTCGGTGGGCGGCGGTCGCCGGTGCGGCCACGGTCCTTGGTCCGCTGGCTGGTGGTTTGCTGGTCGACAGCCTCGGTTGGCGCGCGATCTTTTTCGTCAATGTCCCCATCGCCGTGCTGTCCTGGCTGCTGCTCACCCTGAATGCTCCAGAAACGGCGCTGCACAGCCACAGCTTCGACCTGAGCGGTCAACTCCTTGGGATGGTGACGCTGGCTTCCGCCGCCATCGCGCTCACGGAAGCCGGCAGTCAAGGCTGGAACAGCCCTGTCGTACTTGCCACCCTGGTTGTCACGGTCGTCGCCGCCGCCGCGATGGTCGCAGTCGAGCGTCGGGCGGCCGAGCCGATGGTGCCGCCCGGCCTGGTCACCAACCGCCAGTTCTCGGCCGCGTCGCTGGTCGGGCTCATCCTCAGCGTCGGAATTTACGGACAGCTGTTCGTCCTGTCCCTGTATTTTCAGGAAGCCAGGCACTTCACGGCCTCGGGCACCGGACTGGCTCTGCTCCCGTTCGCGGCGGTGACCACCGTCGGACCGCTGTTCGCCGGCAGGCTGATCGGGCGCGGCTGGGTGACCGGCACCCTGCTTTTCGGGCAGGTCGCCGGCGCCGCGGCCAGCCTGCTGCTGGCCTTTGCCGACACGGGGACTCCGTACTGGACGGTGGCGATCGGTCTGGCGCTGCTCGGGCTCTGTCAGTCAGCATGCCAGCCGGCGGTCGCCTCGGCGGCGCTCATCGACGCGCCACGGCAATACGCGGGCGTCGCGTCGGGAGTGCTGACCGCCACCCGTCAGGTCGGTTCGGTCCTTGGCGTCGCACTGCTCGGTGGTCTGGTCAGCGAACAACGGAGTCTCCTGCCCGGAATGCACGCCGCACTGCTCATCGTAACGACGCTTTTCGTTGCCGGCAGTCTGCTGACAGCGCTGTTCATCCGTGCACACCAGAAGCCCACCGACCAAGCCAGCAGGCACAAAACCGCCACAACCTCCACATAG
- a CDS encoding MarR family winged helix-turn-helix transcriptional regulator, with translation MIEIPWLTPAEQRTYRVFSRMTRDLFNHFDCDLKRDVGIPRSYYELLFVLGEAHPAPMRMTDLATGTRSNPSRITYAVTRLEQDGLLRREANPADARGWTVRLTDEGADMLRRAAERHAQSIRTYLFDALTERQLDDLRRISEKTIARIEETTTAAASS, from the coding sequence TTGATCGAGATTCCCTGGCTCACGCCTGCCGAGCAGCGCACCTATCGGGTCTTTTCCCGGATGACCCGCGACCTGTTCAACCATTTCGACTGCGACCTCAAGCGCGACGTCGGCATCCCCCGCAGCTACTACGAGTTGTTGTTCGTCCTCGGCGAGGCCCACCCGGCCCCCATGCGGATGACCGATCTGGCGACCGGTACGCGGTCCAACCCCAGCCGCATCACGTACGCCGTGACCCGGCTCGAACAGGACGGGCTGCTACGCAGGGAAGCCAACCCCGCCGATGCACGTGGATGGACCGTTCGACTGACCGATGAAGGTGCCGACATGCTCCGGCGCGCGGCGGAGCGGCACGCGCAGAGCATCCGGACCTATCTCTTCGACGCTCTCACCGAACGCCAGCTCGATGACCTACGGCGTATCAGCGAGAAAACCATCGCACGCATTGAAGAGACTACGACGGCCGCAGCGTCATCCTGA
- a CDS encoding PadR family transcriptional regulator — translation MRITTSVASVLAAFLADPEEGHYGLELMRATGLPSGTLYPILVRLQDAGWVEAHWEDVDPAAAGRPARRYYRLTPNGATSARSELQALQRKIGVLGKLAEGSA, via the coding sequence ATGCGGATCACCACGTCGGTCGCATCGGTCCTCGCGGCCTTTCTGGCCGATCCCGAGGAAGGTCACTACGGTCTTGAGCTGATGCGAGCGACCGGGTTGCCGAGCGGCACGCTCTATCCGATCCTGGTACGCCTGCAGGACGCCGGTTGGGTCGAGGCGCACTGGGAGGACGTCGATCCGGCCGCCGCCGGCCGGCCGGCGCGCCGCTACTACCGGCTCACCCCGAACGGCGCGACCTCCGCGCGCAGCGAACTCCAGGCGCTGCAACGAAAAATCGGTGTACTAGGAAAGCTCGCCGAAGGCAGTGCCTGA
- a CDS encoding MFS transporter, which yields MATRTTGEHAIAGPTAKSGMTLAVLLVAGFTYGLSSVMVIPALGEIGQRFGVSTGTSSWALTINLLGGTVITPIFARLADRYGRRSMLLVVMGALAIGSAICVAAPSFAALLAGRCLQSAGAAVFPIGFGIISATQPPGRVRLGIGLLSAMTGLGGVGLPLAGVLVGLGGLTALFLPALVLATLTVLGVLAAVPAEPPSSAPVRMDWAGAALLAVALVLMLIGIDRGPEWGWGSIPVLSFLVAGTVAMSAWVRLQHNVPSPLVNMRVFLTRPVLMSNLSAFFIGFGMYAGYVLIPQLVVNPVHAGSGFGWSVTAGGLVLLPAMVLMPLGVQLATRLARRSGPRSLLIASIAIMLVAFCWLAAWRHSPLDLAGASVLLGLGVGAAYAVLPNVIAESVPPADLGVATGINQIVRAVGGAFGTAVSATVLTATAGAQGQPTPAGYTIVFTMLAAGTSLAGLTAGGLTGNQTR from the coding sequence ATGGCGACAAGGACGACTGGTGAGCACGCGATCGCAGGCCCAACAGCCAAATCCGGAATGACGCTGGCGGTGTTGCTGGTCGCCGGATTCACCTACGGACTTTCTTCGGTCATGGTGATCCCGGCACTGGGCGAGATCGGTCAGCGGTTCGGCGTGTCCACCGGCACCTCGTCGTGGGCATTGACGATCAATCTGCTCGGCGGCACCGTGATCACGCCCATCTTCGCGCGGCTTGCGGACCGCTACGGGCGCCGCAGCATGCTGCTGGTCGTCATGGGAGCACTCGCGATCGGCAGTGCGATCTGCGTTGCCGCGCCGTCCTTTGCCGCACTCCTGGCCGGCCGTTGCCTGCAGAGCGCGGGGGCGGCCGTTTTCCCGATCGGATTCGGGATCATCAGCGCCACCCAACCGCCGGGCCGGGTCAGACTGGGCATCGGCCTGCTCAGCGCGATGACCGGACTCGGTGGCGTCGGCCTCCCGTTGGCCGGTGTCCTGGTCGGGCTCGGCGGCTTGACAGCGCTTTTCCTTCCCGCGCTGGTGTTGGCGACGCTGACCGTGCTTGGCGTACTCGCCGCTGTCCCGGCCGAGCCGCCGTCGTCGGCGCCGGTGAGGATGGACTGGGCGGGCGCGGCGCTGCTCGCGGTCGCTCTCGTGTTGATGCTGATCGGAATTGACCGTGGACCGGAATGGGGTTGGGGATCCATCCCGGTCCTGTCCTTCCTGGTGGCCGGAACCGTGGCGATGAGCGCATGGGTGCGACTGCAGCACAACGTGCCCAGTCCGCTGGTGAACATGCGCGTTTTCCTGACTCGCCCGGTCCTGATGAGCAACCTGAGCGCGTTTTTCATCGGGTTTGGCATGTACGCCGGATACGTTCTCATTCCCCAACTGGTGGTCAACCCGGTGCACGCCGGAAGTGGTTTTGGGTGGTCGGTGACCGCGGGCGGCCTGGTCCTGCTTCCGGCAATGGTGCTGATGCCGCTGGGCGTACAACTGGCCACCCGGCTCGCTCGACGCAGCGGTCCCCGTAGCCTGCTGATCGCCTCGATCGCCATCATGCTCGTCGCCTTCTGCTGGCTGGCCGCCTGGCGGCACTCACCCCTCGACCTGGCCGGCGCGAGCGTCCTGCTGGGCCTGGGCGTCGGCGCCGCATACGCCGTACTTCCCAACGTCATCGCCGAATCCGTGCCGCCGGCGGATCTCGGCGTGGCCACCGGGATCAACCAGATCGTCCGAGCCGTCGGCGGAGCCTTCGGCACCGCCGTGTCGGCCACCGTGCTCACCGCGACCGCCGGCGCCCAGGGACAACCGACACCAGCCGGCTACACCATCGTCTTCACCATGCTCGCCGCCGGCACCTCACTGGCCGGTCTCACGGCCGGCGGCCTCACCGGAAACCAGACCCGCTGA
- a CDS encoding SHOCT domain-containing protein, which yields MGLFAKKEETTGDVPLETYKVVYKGGLASLPKAKAGEIKFHLMSDEFRLEPTVGSRSYWNLLRIPYQAVNDLRFVVRQVSTVESLMSGVAGQPDSDLAQANNIHLDYVDDAGVQVLLRLEMLTGLTVMGQAKKCRELDDRLRVHGIRSKFRVQPAPAGGGGDIAGQIAQLAALRDQGVLTPQEFDTKKAELLRRL from the coding sequence ATGGGACTGTTTGCGAAAAAAGAGGAAACGACCGGCGACGTGCCGCTGGAGACGTACAAGGTCGTCTACAAAGGTGGCTTGGCCTCGCTGCCGAAGGCGAAGGCTGGCGAGATCAAGTTTCACCTGATGAGCGATGAATTCCGGCTGGAACCGACCGTCGGCAGCAGGTCGTACTGGAATCTGCTGCGGATCCCATATCAGGCGGTCAACGACCTGCGGTTTGTGGTGCGTCAGGTCAGCACGGTCGAATCGCTCATGAGTGGCGTGGCCGGACAGCCCGACTCCGATCTGGCGCAGGCCAACAACATTCACCTCGACTACGTCGACGACGCCGGCGTCCAGGTGCTGCTGAGACTGGAGATGCTCACCGGTTTGACGGTGATGGGTCAGGCGAAGAAATGCCGGGAGCTCGATGACCGGCTGCGCGTACACGGGATCCGGTCGAAGTTCCGCGTTCAGCCGGCGCCGGCCGGTGGTGGCGGCGACATCGCCGGCCAGATCGCACAACTCGCCGCGCTGCGCGACCAGGGAGTGCTGACCCCGCAGGAGTTCGACACCAAGAAGGCAGAGCTGCTCAGGCGACTTTGA
- a CDS encoding DUF4194 domain-containing protein — protein sequence MNAEWDNEESSDVDGLDGADADQPGLPEDARRALVSLLRSRFVSRARQRQVWDALLAYEEEIRERLADLFLRLVIDRDLEVAFKRQEVEEDVPRLLRREKPLSRDASFVLLFLRQEYAYTDAADGPVVVNRSQVDEFLRAYREEGDGDGARFQSRVNAAIRALADLQLLTVDPDADYLFTVSPVVVPLIGVDEVLRLEAAYRRELDMVGSAPPDLENDRVEREA from the coding sequence GTGAACGCGGAATGGGACAACGAGGAGTCCTCAGATGTCGATGGGCTGGATGGAGCCGACGCTGACCAGCCGGGGCTGCCGGAGGACGCCAGGCGGGCTTTGGTGTCGCTGCTCAGGTCCCGGTTCGTCTCGCGGGCCCGGCAGAGGCAGGTATGGGATGCGCTCCTCGCGTATGAGGAGGAGATCCGTGAACGGCTCGCGGACCTGTTCCTACGGCTCGTCATCGATAGGGACCTGGAGGTCGCGTTCAAGCGGCAGGAGGTTGAGGAGGACGTCCCGCGGCTGTTGCGACGTGAGAAGCCGCTGTCTCGCGACGCGTCCTTTGTGTTGCTGTTCCTGCGTCAAGAATATGCCTACACCGACGCCGCTGACGGGCCGGTGGTGGTTAACCGATCGCAGGTCGACGAATTTCTGCGCGCCTACCGGGAGGAGGGTGATGGCGACGGGGCACGTTTTCAGAGCCGCGTGAACGCGGCGATCCGCGCTCTCGCAGATCTGCAACTGCTTACCGTCGACCCGGACGCCGACTATCTGTTCACGGTCTCGCCCGTGGTCGTTCCGCTGATCGGTGTCGACGAGGTCCTTCGTCTCGAGGCCGCGTACCGCCGCGAGCTGGACATGGTCGGCTCAGCGCCGCCGGATCTTGAGAACGACAGGGTGGAGAGGGAGGCGTAG
- a CDS encoding DUF3375 family protein, whose translation MAAGVTPSEIKSALFGNATLRLLSARSRDWVLPLFAEHLEAVDESVSAEWFHERIAEALENNPDWHGDRSPAEHCRRWVEARWLETEIEAGRLRYRLSPYSLRALRIVREIVEGESSVSGARLGSIAHAVRLLADMTNPDREIQVRRIDAQIAELRNRRKEIATGRARLATVEEMRQQLREILAMTRSLPADFRQLRTLVEDRHQKVARRAMADGPSKADLVEEYLQENDLLARTPEGIAYQGFSRMLASSQQARSISEDIEQILAQDFAGDHMTVAQREQLETMLSTLMRAELAVEQVYLRWTASLRRFLTRSAHARHRRLVTLAERALHAGAEWVERSPGARSIDDDVLGIGRIAVADISQTQLWRDLGPQRVIVEAVPQATVLPETDRAALRLAAGTSRRVMARTVNTLLRGRHIVTAAEVFAATPTEFQRLGAVVSLLDLAIDHGHVRLDVREYVALAGDREQALRVVLPHLIFDRPIEGGEAS comes from the coding sequence ATGGCCGCAGGAGTGACCCCGAGCGAGATCAAGAGTGCCCTGTTCGGCAACGCGACGCTACGGTTGCTGAGCGCCCGTAGCCGTGACTGGGTTCTTCCGTTGTTCGCCGAGCATTTGGAGGCGGTCGACGAGTCGGTGTCTGCGGAATGGTTCCACGAGCGCATCGCTGAGGCTCTTGAGAATAATCCAGACTGGCACGGTGACCGTTCTCCTGCGGAGCATTGCCGCAGGTGGGTCGAGGCGCGTTGGCTGGAGACGGAGATCGAGGCCGGAAGGCTGCGTTATCGGTTGTCGCCGTACTCATTGCGCGCATTGCGAATCGTGCGGGAGATCGTTGAGGGAGAGAGTAGCGTTTCCGGTGCGAGGCTGGGGAGCATTGCCCATGCCGTCCGCCTCTTGGCTGACATGACGAACCCGGATCGCGAGATACAAGTGCGTCGGATCGACGCGCAGATAGCGGAGCTGCGCAACCGCAGAAAGGAAATCGCTACCGGGCGGGCGCGTTTGGCGACCGTGGAGGAGATGCGGCAGCAGTTACGCGAAATTCTGGCGATGACGCGTTCGTTGCCGGCAGACTTCCGGCAGTTGCGCACCTTAGTGGAAGACCGGCACCAGAAAGTGGCGCGGCGTGCGATGGCGGACGGTCCGAGCAAAGCCGACTTGGTCGAGGAGTACTTGCAGGAGAATGATCTGCTCGCACGTACGCCTGAAGGGATTGCTTATCAGGGGTTTTCGCGCATGCTGGCCTCTTCGCAGCAGGCACGCTCTATCAGCGAGGATATCGAGCAGATCCTCGCCCAAGACTTCGCCGGCGATCATATGACGGTGGCGCAACGTGAGCAGTTGGAGACGATGCTCTCGACGTTGATGAGGGCTGAGCTTGCGGTCGAGCAGGTGTACTTGCGTTGGACTGCGTCGTTGCGCAGATTCCTCACCCGGTCCGCGCACGCTCGACACCGTCGTCTGGTGACATTGGCGGAGCGGGCATTGCATGCCGGCGCGGAGTGGGTTGAACGTTCCCCCGGTGCGCGCAGCATCGACGATGACGTGCTGGGAATCGGCCGGATCGCGGTCGCGGACATCTCGCAGACTCAATTGTGGCGGGACCTGGGGCCACAGCGAGTGATCGTTGAGGCGGTCCCGCAGGCGACGGTCCTTCCGGAGACGGATCGGGCTGCGTTGCGCCTGGCAGCGGGTACGAGCCGGCGGGTGATGGCGCGGACGGTCAATACACTGCTGAGAGGACGGCATATCGTCACCGCGGCGGAGGTGTTCGCGGCGACCCCGACCGAGTTCCAACGACTCGGCGCCGTGGTGTCCCTGCTCGACCTGGCGATCGACCACGGGCACGTACGGCTTGATGTCCGCGAGTACGTCGCGCTCGCTGGTGACCGTGAGCAGGCTTTGCGGGTCGTGCTCCCGCATTTGATCTTCGACCGTCCGATCGAGGGTGGTGAGGCATCGTGA
- a CDS encoding ATP-binding protein produces the protein MVGDARGQFRIDTVQILNWGGYAGLQVMHVGRAGTAILGPSGRGKSQLLDAMASVIMPNPQEFNQAARDDKGKKRERTVYSYARGKTDQRRDENKRSGTASYKRPPGGRGFASGAAITWADEAGRRVTALRLAWVGPDTIGADAIAASTVYGFVHGFFDLTRLNGLSSVRAGAPPISKATLGGLIDAARGDIIDPSQSRIHAKMRTVMHMGHTDESQQLAMDLLRRAHASKGIFNINTLFKEFVLTEPLALTRWDTALDAYREASRLYHEFEYARQRLSTLTRLPDLAEKYRTAGNDYVAKQHLLDLPATDQPSRLAIWHAEKLYEWADHEIDTNRLDRAELDEQLQEAKRDDNTAQNRFDDILNRLTAAGGDPTQTLTVQLEREKKDLDALEKHREALARRLEEFEMRLPTSQGDLTLLHESMKHVRNGLENEKHDLDQSAYDKQAEFVNLKRRIQTLAGEIEQLKQRRSNIPPSADAVRTRIARDTGVPTDRLSYAGELIQVKPEHRRWEPAVLSVLGGLASDLLVAERDLPAVRRYVNDHDMGERITLVGVPDTRRGARPIDNTIPALLDIAESPYADWLSKELIEHFSYWCVERDSELQSHRPAATIGAVTRAGMRTGARGRFIKNDRRSPYKWIGWDNQQLRAELADQIASLMRERPSLESKAEAATDARDVCRDRIKRLTNLGEEITWSSIDTTPLEERVHELEEELARADTPQARQLREQLEQARTNAGKTSAAAASLEERQKDLDRLWERLIEIQDTATTLVDSQPPLDDDERGALASLPFKVPTSPDHTAVNASRRGAEVDLGGQIEQHRKDREAHEQSVLATIQAYRNIDDRTEREIDGTIDSLPALLAIHQQLLDDDLPRAKQKWLQKVDQDMNRQLNAVLVQIEEDGRQIRHGLKPINTVLKGVSFREGSTLAIDSSDRPNSDHKDFRDIISRYTSNTVAQDPARDAEQIEKSFVRLHRSLERLDDLSRTGEAWRRRVFDAREQVEFRAIETKTDGTELIHEGVSGMSGGEGQELIAFILGAALRYRLGEGDDGPPTYASILLDEGFVKADSDYTGRSLAALRALGFQLIVAAPREKATAFEDYVETVAYINSDPDDRDSVRIFPMTIEEALQLDDERAS, from the coding sequence ATGGTAGGCGACGCTCGCGGGCAGTTCCGCATCGATACGGTCCAGATCCTGAACTGGGGCGGGTACGCCGGTCTTCAGGTGATGCATGTGGGCCGCGCCGGTACCGCGATCCTGGGTCCGTCAGGTCGCGGGAAGTCGCAGCTGCTTGACGCGATGGCGTCGGTGATCATGCCCAATCCGCAGGAGTTCAATCAGGCGGCCCGGGATGACAAGGGGAAGAAGCGAGAGCGCACGGTTTACAGCTATGCGCGTGGGAAGACCGACCAACGGCGAGACGAGAACAAACGTTCCGGCACGGCAAGCTACAAACGGCCACCTGGTGGGCGAGGATTCGCCAGCGGCGCCGCGATCACATGGGCCGATGAGGCTGGCCGCCGAGTAACCGCTCTTCGCCTCGCCTGGGTTGGCCCGGACACGATCGGTGCCGACGCGATCGCGGCAAGCACCGTGTACGGATTCGTACACGGCTTTTTCGACCTGACGCGACTAAACGGACTGTCCAGCGTACGAGCTGGAGCCCCGCCAATATCGAAGGCAACCCTCGGCGGGCTGATCGACGCTGCGCGCGGTGACATTATCGACCCGTCGCAGAGCCGGATCCACGCCAAGATGCGCACCGTCATGCACATGGGACACACCGACGAGTCCCAGCAGCTGGCGATGGATCTGCTGCGCCGCGCCCATGCATCGAAAGGCATCTTCAACATCAACACCCTATTCAAGGAGTTCGTCCTCACCGAGCCGCTTGCGCTGACCCGATGGGACACAGCACTGGACGCCTACCGAGAGGCCTCCAGGCTCTACCACGAGTTCGAGTACGCCCGGCAGCGGTTGAGCACGCTCACCCGCCTGCCCGACCTCGCCGAGAAATACAGGACGGCAGGGAATGACTATGTCGCCAAGCAACATCTACTTGACCTTCCCGCTACCGATCAGCCGTCGCGGTTGGCGATCTGGCATGCCGAAAAGCTCTACGAGTGGGCAGACCACGAGATCGACACCAACAGGCTCGACCGCGCCGAGTTGGACGAACAGCTGCAGGAAGCAAAGCGGGACGACAATACGGCTCAGAACAGATTTGACGACATCCTGAACAGGTTGACCGCCGCCGGTGGCGATCCGACCCAAACGCTGACCGTTCAGCTGGAGAGGGAGAAAAAGGACCTCGACGCACTTGAGAAGCACCGCGAGGCTTTGGCGCGCCGATTAGAAGAGTTCGAGATGCGCCTTCCCACCTCTCAAGGGGATCTGACCCTGTTACACGAGAGCATGAAGCATGTCCGCAACGGTCTCGAAAACGAAAAGCATGACCTTGATCAGTCTGCGTACGACAAGCAGGCGGAGTTTGTCAATCTGAAGCGCCGCATCCAGACTCTTGCTGGTGAGATCGAACAGCTCAAGCAGCGCCGGAGCAACATACCGCCGTCCGCCGACGCCGTCCGCACCCGCATCGCCCGCGACACCGGCGTTCCCACCGACCGCCTCTCTTACGCCGGCGAGCTCATTCAGGTCAAACCCGAGCATCGGCGTTGGGAGCCCGCGGTGCTCAGCGTCCTGGGCGGACTCGCCAGCGACCTCCTGGTCGCCGAACGGGACCTGCCCGCCGTACGTCGCTATGTCAACGACCACGACATGGGCGAGAGAATCACCCTGGTCGGCGTACCGGACACCCGAAGAGGCGCCCGGCCTATCGACAACACGATCCCCGCTCTTCTCGATATCGCCGAGTCGCCCTACGCCGACTGGCTCAGCAAGGAGCTCATCGAGCACTTCTCATACTGGTGCGTAGAGCGCGACTCCGAGCTGCAGTCCCACCGACCCGCTGCGACCATCGGAGCAGTCACACGCGCCGGCATGCGCACCGGCGCCCGCGGCAGGTTCATCAAGAACGACCGTAGGAGCCCCTACAAGTGGATCGGCTGGGACAACCAACAACTGCGCGCCGAACTGGCCGACCAGATCGCCTCCCTCATGCGCGAACGGCCCTCGCTCGAGTCCAAGGCTGAGGCGGCGACCGACGCACGCGACGTATGCCGCGACCGCATCAAACGTCTCACGAATCTGGGCGAGGAAATAACGTGGTCAAGCATCGATACGACACCGCTCGAAGAACGAGTGCATGAGCTAGAGGAAGAGCTGGCCCGTGCCGACACGCCGCAGGCACGCCAACTGCGAGAGCAGTTGGAACAGGCACGTACCAACGCCGGCAAGACGAGCGCGGCTGCCGCAAGCCTTGAAGAACGGCAAAAAGACCTCGACCGACTGTGGGAGCGCCTCATCGAGATCCAGGACACCGCGACCACGCTGGTCGACAGCCAGCCGCCGCTTGATGACGACGAACGCGGAGCCCTCGCAAGCCTGCCCTTCAAGGTACCCACCAGCCCCGACCACACAGCCGTCAACGCCAGCCGACGCGGCGCCGAAGTTGATCTCGGTGGTCAAATAGAGCAACACCGAAAGGACCGCGAAGCACACGAGCAATCCGTGCTCGCTACGATTCAGGCTTACCGGAACATCGACGATCGCACCGAACGCGAGATCGATGGAACGATCGATAGCCTGCCCGCGTTGCTGGCGATCCATCAGCAGCTCCTTGACGACGATCTGCCTCGCGCCAAACAAAAATGGCTGCAGAAAGTTGACCAGGATATGAACCGCCAGCTGAACGCTGTCCTGGTCCAGATCGAGGAGGACGGACGCCAGATCCGACATGGCCTGAAACCGATCAACACGGTCCTGAAAGGAGTCTCTTTCCGGGAAGGCTCGACGTTGGCCATCGACTCCTCCGACCGGCCCAATTCAGACCACAAGGATTTTCGAGATATCATCAGCCGCTACACCAGCAATACCGTCGCGCAGGACCCCGCACGCGATGCCGAACAGATCGAGAAGTCGTTTGTCCGCCTCCACCGCAGCCTCGAGCGTCTGGATGACCTCTCCCGCACTGGTGAAGCCTGGCGACGACGCGTGTTCGACGCCCGCGAGCAGGTGGAATTCCGAGCCATCGAGACAAAGACTGACGGAACGGAGCTCATTCACGAAGGCGTCTCGGGGATGAGCGGCGGAGAAGGCCAAGAGCTGATCGCGTTCATCCTCGGCGCTGCGCTGCGCTACCGGCTCGGCGAAGGCGATGACGGCCCACCCACCTACGCGTCCATCCTCCTCGACGAGGGTTTCGTCAAAGCCGACAGCGACTACACCGGACGATCCCTGGCCGCACTTCGCGCTCTCGGATTCCAGCTCATCGTCGCCGCGCCGCGCGAAAAGGCAACCGCGTTCGAGGACTACGTTGAGACCGTCGCGTACATCAACTCCGACCCGGACGACCGTGACAGCGTGCGAATATTTCCGATGACCATCGAAGAAGCGCTCCAACTCGATGACGAGAGAGCGTCCTGA
- a CDS encoding MerR family transcriptional regulator, translated as MSIGEVARKFGVPTSTLRYYEKLGLLAPAARRGRVRWYGPAQLRRLMLVKLYTDTGLLSLRAVSRIIAAGPRGRASQEVIEQHVEILDQRMEKIRQAQEYLRHHQDCHYPNPSQCPALRDDLQQRVDSLMDGR; from the coding sequence GTGTCGATCGGCGAGGTGGCCCGAAAGTTCGGCGTACCGACATCGACCTTGCGATACTACGAAAAGCTGGGATTGTTGGCGCCCGCCGCGCGCCGCGGCCGGGTTCGCTGGTACGGCCCCGCGCAGTTGCGGCGGCTGATGCTTGTCAAGCTCTACACCGATACCGGCCTGTTGAGCCTACGTGCGGTGTCGCGGATCATCGCCGCCGGACCACGCGGTCGCGCCTCGCAGGAGGTGATAGAACAACACGTCGAGATCCTGGACCAGCGGATGGAGAAGATCCGCCAGGCCCAGGAATATCTGCGACACCACCAGGACTGCCATTATCCGAATCCGAGCCAATGTCCAGCATTGCGGGACGATCTGCAGCAGCGCGTCGACTCCCTGATGGATGGCCGTTGA